A portion of the bacterium genome contains these proteins:
- a CDS encoding peptide chain release factor 3 produces MKNKLQKEIEKRRTFGIISHPDAGKTTLTEKLLLFGGAIQMAGQIKARKASRHATSDWMAIEQERGISVTSSVMKFNYRDREINLLDTPGHQDFSEDTYRVLTAVDSAVMVIDNAKGVETQTRKLMEVCRQRNTPILTFINKLDREGKEPLEILNEIEETLQVECAPLTWPIGMGKSFKGTYNRYRKELILFTSGKDTLSDDSITINRLDDPRLDELLGHQADKLREDLELLDGAANPFELEQYLKGNQTPVFFGSAINNFGVGEMLDTFIEIAPSPGVQAATTRDVSPGEEAFSGFVFKIQANMDKAHRDRVAFLRICSGKFTRGMKVRHHRLGKDINLANATIFMAQDRTNVEEAYPGDIIGIHNHGTIQIGDTFSEKEPLQFSGIPNFAPEHFRRVRLKNPLKAKQLQKGLLQLSEEGAVQVFRPLLNSDMILGAVGVLQFEVTVARLKAEYGVDAAYEPVDLGAARWVLCDNEKVMEEFKRKNQAHLALDTGGSLTFLETSEWMMGHAIEKNPDIDFVKTREHHQ; encoded by the coding sequence GTGAAAAACAAGCTTCAAAAGGAAATTGAAAAGCGCCGTACCTTCGGTATCATAAGCCACCCCGATGCAGGCAAGACCACCCTTACTGAGAAGCTCCTTCTCTTCGGCGGGGCGATCCAGATGGCAGGCCAGATCAAGGCGCGCAAGGCATCCCGCCACGCCACCAGCGACTGGATGGCCATCGAACAGGAACGGGGCATTTCCGTTACCAGTTCGGTCATGAAGTTCAATTACCGGGATCGCGAGATTAACCTCCTCGACACGCCTGGCCATCAGGATTTTTCCGAGGATACCTATCGAGTGCTGACTGCCGTCGACAGTGCCGTCATGGTCATCGATAACGCCAAGGGCGTCGAGACCCAAACCCGCAAACTCATGGAGGTGTGCCGGCAGCGCAACACCCCTATTTTGACCTTTATCAACAAATTGGACCGGGAAGGGAAAGAACCTCTGGAGATACTCAACGAAATAGAAGAAACCCTCCAGGTGGAATGCGCGCCCCTGACCTGGCCCATCGGGATGGGTAAATCTTTCAAGGGAACCTACAACCGTTACCGCAAGGAACTGATCCTTTTCACCTCGGGCAAGGATACTCTCTCTGACGACTCGATCACCATAAACCGACTGGACGATCCCCGCCTGGACGAGCTGCTTGGTCACCAGGCCGACAAACTGAGGGAAGACCTGGAACTGCTGGACGGAGCCGCCAACCCTTTCGAACTTGAGCAGTACCTGAAGGGGAATCAGACCCCTGTATTTTTTGGAAGCGCCATTAACAACTTCGGTGTGGGCGAGATGCTCGACACTTTCATCGAGATCGCCCCGAGTCCTGGCGTTCAGGCTGCGACCACAAGGGATGTATCCCCTGGAGAGGAAGCGTTTTCCGGATTCGTCTTCAAGATCCAGGCGAACATGGATAAAGCCCACCGGGACAGGGTGGCCTTTTTGAGGATCTGCTCGGGCAAGTTCACCCGGGGGATGAAAGTCCGCCATCACAGATTGGGAAAGGACATCAACCTGGCAAACGCAACCATCTTCATGGCCCAGGACCGGACCAATGTGGAGGAGGCATACCCTGGGGACATCATAGGGATCCACAACCACGGCACCATTCAGATCGGTGACACCTTTTCGGAGAAGGAACCACTTCAGTTCTCAGGGATACCCAACTTCGCGCCGGAGCACTTTCGGCGGGTAAGGCTTAAGAACCCCCTCAAGGCAAAGCAGCTCCAAAAGGGCCTGCTCCAGCTCTCCGAGGAAGGTGCCGTCCAGGTCTTCAGGCCTCTCCTCAACAGTGACATGATCCTCGGCGCGGTGGGTGTGCTTCAGTTCGAGGTAACCGTCGCGCGTCTTAAGGCGGAATACGGGGTGGACGCTGCTTATGAACCTGTTGATCTCGGAGCTGCCCGCTGGGTGCTGTGTGATAATGAGAAGGTTATGGAAGAGTTTAAGAGGAAAAATCAGGCCCATCTGGCCCTGGACACCGGGGGAAGCCTCACCTTTCTCGAAACCAGCGAATGGATGATGGGACACGCCATCGAAAAAAACCCTGACATCGATTTCGTCAAGACCCGGGAGCACCATCAGTAA
- a CDS encoding SH3 domain-containing protein — MGDMTVMQKQEIARGAEAMGAIVGRYAKRRSEKVISPLGTLSFWGKVLAVVAAGVMIASIGMIFFDASDIVVERGQKAVVARDTVNVRQAPSSNAPVVSKARSGESFNITGNKGSWTGVRTSDGKISGWIASALLNTRTARTLNFQYEMKGYFTIALIAMMVIFFALRMKKVPVEMSAGRRGSETLLVNND, encoded by the coding sequence ATGGGTGATATGACAGTTATGCAGAAACAGGAAATTGCCAGGGGTGCCGAGGCCATGGGTGCCATCGTTGGACGGTATGCGAAGAGGAGATCAGAAAAGGTGATCTCTCCCCTCGGTACGCTATCTTTCTGGGGTAAGGTCCTCGCTGTTGTGGCGGCGGGCGTCATGATTGCCAGTATCGGAATGATCTTTTTTGATGCCTCTGACATTGTGGTGGAACGCGGGCAGAAAGCGGTTGTAGCCAGAGACACTGTCAACGTGCGTCAGGCCCCCTCCTCAAACGCACCTGTTGTCAGCAAGGCCAGGTCAGGTGAGAGTTTTAACATCACCGGCAATAAAGGAAGCTGGACCGGTGTGCGTACCTCCGATGGTAAAATATCCGGATGGATCGCCTCTGCTCTTCTGAATACACGGACAGCCAGGACCCTTAACTTTCAGTACGAGATGAAGGGTTACTTCACTATCGCTCTCATTGCGATGATGGTGATCTTCTTTGCCCTGAGAATGAAGAAGGTTCCTGTGGAGATGTCGGCAGGCCGAAGAGGGTCCGAAACCCTTCTGGTCAACAACGATTAA
- a CDS encoding SdrD B-like domain-containing protein, whose translation MKFRSGVLAVFTAALLIAGCGGAGGEKTASLAFNMELLQTEGDYLIEGVVYNDLNMDSIMDVGEPGVPGAVVTLVGLDEMTTGNDGMFAFGVSAGAYTVIETDPAGYTSITENEVAVEVVDENVWVEFGDYMEPVLPVDVKPGSEINPLNLKSNGVLPVAILGSETFDVTRIDPASVRLNGVAPLRWSYEDVCGHDDMGTDPDMNGDDGDLPDGYDDMTLKFSTQEIAAALGEDLSRGDIVILTMTGDVDGSTVLGEETVWIVQVPKK comes from the coding sequence ATGAAATTCAGATCAGGGGTGTTGGCTGTTTTTACAGCTGCTTTACTGATAGCCGGGTGCGGGGGGGCAGGTGGTGAGAAAACGGCCTCCCTTGCCTTTAACATGGAGCTTCTTCAGACCGAGGGTGATTATCTTATTGAGGGCGTTGTATATAACGACCTCAATATGGACAGCATTATGGATGTGGGTGAACCCGGGGTTCCGGGGGCGGTGGTGACCCTGGTCGGCCTGGATGAGATGACTACAGGAAATGACGGCATGTTCGCTTTTGGTGTCTCGGCCGGGGCCTACACCGTAATAGAGACCGACCCGGCAGGCTACACTTCCATCACGGAGAATGAGGTTGCCGTGGAGGTGGTGGATGAAAATGTGTGGGTTGAGTTCGGCGACTATATGGAGCCGGTTCTTCCCGTGGACGTCAAGCCCGGAAGTGAAATCAACCCTCTGAACCTCAAGAGCAACGGTGTCCTCCCGGTGGCGATCCTCGGTTCGGAAACCTTTGATGTCACCCGGATCGACCCAGCCTCTGTCCGGCTCAACGGGGTCGCGCCCCTGAGGTGGAGTTACGAGGATGTCTGTGGGCATGATGACATGGGCACGGACCCTGATATGAACGGCGACGATGGGGATCTGCCCGACGGGTACGATGACATGACCCTGAAGTTCTCCACACAGGAGATCGCTGCTGCCCTGGGTGAGGATCTGTCCCGGGGTGATATTGTGATACTGACGATGACGGGTGACGTCGATGGCAGCACCGTTTTGGGTGAGGAGACGGTGTGGATCGTCCAGGTGCCCAAGAAATAG
- a CDS encoding TraR/DksA family transcriptional regulator codes for MINKIDLEYFRNLLEKKRKDLLARQDGQLEAASAIELDQARVGRLSRMDAMQQQAMAKATNHRSALELQRIEAALVRIRTGDYGYCLKCGEGIAEKRLKVDPGALTCIVCAGLAERN; via the coding sequence TTGATTAACAAAATCGATCTGGAATATTTCAGGAACCTTCTGGAGAAAAAACGAAAAGATCTCCTGGCTCGCCAGGACGGCCAACTGGAAGCGGCCAGCGCCATCGAACTGGACCAGGCGCGGGTGGGAAGGTTGTCCAGGATGGATGCTATGCAGCAGCAGGCCATGGCCAAAGCGACGAATCACCGTTCTGCCCTGGAGCTGCAGCGGATAGAAGCCGCTCTTGTTCGCATCCGGACAGGGGATTACGGGTATTGTCTGAAGTGCGGGGAGGGTATCGCAGAAAAGAGGTTGAAGGTTGATCCCGGCGCACTGACGTGCATCGTTTGCGCCGGGCTGGCGGAGAGAAATTAG